The genomic stretch CTATCTGGCTCAAATTCTCCACACACAGACACTTAGATCGACGATTTTGTTCGTTTTAATGGGGAAAACAAGGAAGGATGATAAATCTGACgacattgaaataatatcaatCGGAAAGCTTTACAATGGTGCCTGGGATAAGAAGTATTGGAGTTCATCTAGGGTTTGATTTTATCTTTCTGCTAATTATATGTTTGATTCTTGATTCCGATTTACTAATTACAATGCATCTAGCTTCAATTTCAGTAGACACGCATGTGATTTATTTTCGCTCCACTTCTGTTTTCACCCGACTATGTGTTGGAATTCCAATTTTTTATAGATTCACCAATTCAATCGCATCCATATTAGATCAAATTGTTTTGGTTTGGACTAGAGTTGCTTTCAGAAATGAAGAGTACTATGTATGTTCTGTTTTTAATGTTGTTTGAGTGTTTAATTGATTGTACCGAAATGCATGTGGTGCAGCAAGAGAGACAATTCATTGGGCAACTCGATGATGACCGTCTTTTATGTTATTTTCCTTTATGCATTGAGTTCTAGTACTAAAGTAGTTGTTCTTTACTTGTGACTTGTTTGCACCACAGTTTTTAAGGACCTTGTGTTAACCAAGTTATTTAGATGAGGAGTGTTGCAGCTGTCTATACTTATGCTTAGTGTTCGGTGTTGCAAATCTGACATTTGTATTTGATAGTTCGTCTCATTTTTTCAGGGTAAAGACCGCTACCCTTATCCTGTTGGTTACAAATCGGTGAGGACTCAAAATGGGATCACCTACTCAATGGAAATTATTGAGGGTCTTAAAGGTCCATTGTTTAAGGTGAGTATGCATAAAAATCTGTTGCAGTTTTACATCAGTGTATATGACCATGTGATTAGTGTAATAAGATTGGATTTCATCATACAGATCAGTTCTACTGATGGAAAGTTGTGTTCTGGAGACACGCCAGAGATTGCATGGGAACGTTTTCAGAAGAAGGGCTCTTCAAAGGCGTTGCATGCAAGGAGATTTTCGTGCAAGATAGATGCAGTAGAGGTACATCTATTTTTCCTTTGCTTTTAAGTACTTCCTTCTTCTTGGGTGAATAGCCAACTCAACATGACTTTCCTCTGTTTTATGCAACATGCAGTTTTTTGGATTCAAAAACACATTTGTTCTGAGGTTACTGAGGGAATTGGCCACTAATGTTGGTGGGCCTGCTGAACAGAGTTTGATCATATCAAACTTTTCAGCTGGATCTCACGAGACTAATTATCAGCTGCAAGGCGAACCATCAGCTCCCGATCCTGGTCCTGATTCGCTGTCATGTTTGGTCAAATCACGTGCTAAAGGGAAGAGAAGCAGAAATGGTCGACAAAGACGTAATGGGACTCCTTTAGAACTACTTCAGAAGGAAGAAAACACTAAGAATTGTAGCTATTCAACCTCCAAGCATAGAGATCAATCAAATAGTAGAAGCACTGATCTTTCAACTTTTGCTGCTGCAAATGAGATCCCTGGGGTTTGTTATACTCCAGGGTCATTAAGGCCACAAAAATGTATACCTGTTGCTGAAGGAGGTGTAAAGTTGAAAACTTTGGACAAATTTGATCATCTAAATATAGGGGAGTCCCTTTctgaagaaaaaaaactaactaGTTCTGTGAACCATATCAAAAACAATATTGATAACCTGCATAAACAACAAGAATCtgtaagtttatttttttttatgttaaagTTAATATATTTTCTGTTATACTTTTTCATACATGATTGAGGGGAATATTTATGTGTAGCTAGATCATAAATCTCATTAGCTTTGTATATTCATGATAGAGTGGTGGAGCCTCATGTATTGGTGTCCAAAATAACATACTACCAGAAGATAGAGATGGAGCAACTAATGTGCAGCATGACATACCGGTTGCCAGTGCTGATCTTTGCGTAGCTGACACTTTGGAATCTGAAGGTATTGTAGCTCTGATTTCTTTGGATGCAATTAAGCTATCTTACAAGCACTCTGTGGCTAAAGTGCTTTAGTTTCCTATTTCCCCTAACTTTTGAGTAATGTCATACTTGTTTCTTTAGCAGATAGCTCTTCTGTTTCCTCCCAAAACAAAGATGTGTTTGAGCACTCAACTGAGGAAGATGCAATTATCAATGTTGTTAAGAATCCCGAGGTTCTAGTGACTGACTCACTTCCGGAAGACGAAATAGTCAAAGCTTCTTCTTATAACACAAACTCAGAAAAGTGTGATGAGTGTGATGCTGAATCAGTTGGTGATGAAATAGCCAAGTCCATGATGGAAATTCTACTTCCTCAAGCTGTTCCTTTACTTAAAACATTCtctagaaagaaaaagaaaagtaaaaaatctTTGAATACTCAAAGATCTCATGAAAACAATGACATGCCCAGCTCCACCATGAATGATTCAACTACTGGTAAGGTGTTATGCTCTCACTTAATGAATCAgacaattattttttatttttaatcgagGCACTTTCTTTTCTATGTGGGTTCCTCAGGATTTGTTATAAGACCAATATAATCAGTCctgatatttataattttactttACAAACTTGCCAGTGAGAGGGCTAGTTGAGCATTCAGCTATAGAGAGGAAGAATGAAAAGGCATGTATCCCCTGTGCTGTTCGTGATTCAGCTGTCTGCACCTCTGTCAACTTAGACCCTGTGGTGCCTGATAGTTTTGATAATTATAGTACTCAAGAGTTGCTTCATCATGCTGATGCTGTCCAATCTGGCCAATTTTCACATGATCTATACTCTCCCGCACTGCTGCCAATCAATGGTGAAATGTGTGGCCTCCCTTGTCATAGTGGAATTATCAAGCCTGGTATATATTTTCATTACTGTTTTTAAGAGGCCTAAAATTAGTGCTTCAGTGCTGGCAAAATTCTGTTTGGAATATGGACTAGATAAGGGCATTTGGTTTGCATATATTGTGCTTGCGACTCATTTTCAATTAGTGAGATTATAAAACAAGTCCTGAAGTATTAGCGATTATATTTAGCATTGTACTCAAGGTCAGCATTTAGAACAGTTGAACTTTATATTAACCAAAGACCTAAAGAATTATTCTCTGAATTTCATTGCTTGAAGCTTCAGCTGTTCTCCATCCACAGTAGTCTTTGTTTACTGTTAAGTATGCTGGGTTCTTTTACCATGCTTGTTAGCTTCCCCTATGCTTGCCTGTTTCATTCCAATTTTCACTGATGAACCTAAATTTGGGACTGAAATTCCCTGAGTTTGAAAATAAGAGCTTTGTACCTAAATAACTGAGGATTCTGAAGCAGTGTAGCATGTCAAGAGATGTATCGAGGTCCTGTTTAAATTTAACTAATACAGTCATTGATAATGTGACATGGAATGCACAAACAGATACTGGGAAGGCTGATCTTACATCAAAGGCTGTAGCAGATACTGTCTCTCATGAAGTTACTGCCAACTCAAAGCAAGCCAGGTTTGACAACTTATCCATCGATAACACGATACCAACTACAGATTGTGAGAATGCACCCTCAAATCTACAATTACCAACTACAAGTAGCTACACTCTGACTGGAAACGTCAAAATGAGTGATGATTCAAGGTCAAACATCCAACACAAACTGAAGTCACAGGGTGATCTTGGGCTTTTTGCATGCTACATTCACCCCATGCCGATTTCAATGGTGCAGCTGATTGTCAAAGAGAATGAGATTTTCACATGTGTTAAATGTGGATACTCAGAGAACAAGGATGAAATCCTCTTTGTTTACAAAACCTCAAAGAAAGGAGAAAATATGGGGTGTCCTTCGTTAGTTGGTCATGTGCCAATATCCTCACAAATTTCCAAGGATACAATTGGCAGAGATGTAAGATGAATGATGATATCATTTTTCCTTGTTCCTTTCTTTTCCTGATGTTATTACTTTGACTTGCTCATTTCAGAATATTTAATTTGTGACTTGTTCTATAGATTGCCTCTGAGAGATCTTTATTGCAATTAACTCCAGATGGTGAATCGCTTGTTTTACTAAACATCATTAAAATCCCTCACTGCAGGTAATGGTTCCACATTTGGCCCATTCTGTACACAAATACCTACATTAACTAACTTTGTGCTTTTGCTTATAGGGAGGGTAAATTGGAGTGTTTGTGCTCTGCTTGTACTTCAGATGGCTTTGAGAAGAATGCAGTTAAAATTGTGAAATTAAACAGTGGATATGCCTCACTGGTGACAAGACTGAAAACAGCTC from Salvia splendens isolate huo1 chromosome 4, SspV2, whole genome shotgun sequence encodes the following:
- the LOC121797660 gene encoding uncharacterized protein LOC121797660 isoform X1, with the translated sequence MGKTRKDDKSDDIEIISIGKLYNGAWDKKYWSSSRGKDRYPYPVGYKSVRTQNGITYSMEIIEGLKGPLFKISSTDGKLCSGDTPEIAWERFQKKGSSKALHARRFSCKIDAVEFFGFKNTFVLRLLRELATNVGGPAEQSLIISNFSAGSHETNYQLQGEPSAPDPGPDSLSCLVKSRAKGKRSRNGRQRRNGTPLELLQKEENTKNCSYSTSKHRDQSNSRSTDLSTFAAANEIPGVCYTPGSLRPQKCIPVAEGGVKLKTLDKFDHLNIGESLSEEKKLTSSVNHIKNNIDNLHKQQESSGGASCIGVQNNILPEDRDGATNVQHDIPVASADLCVADTLESEADSSSVSSQNKDVFEHSTEEDAIINVVKNPEVLVTDSLPEDEIVKASSYNTNSEKCDECDAESVGDEIAKSMMEILLPQAVPLLKTFSRKKKKSKKSLNTQRSHENNDMPSSTMNDSTTVRGLVEHSAIERKNEKACIPCAVRDSAVCTSVNLDPVVPDSFDNYSTQELLHHADAVQSGQFSHDLYSPALLPINGEMCGLPCHSGIIKPDTGKADLTSKAVADTVSHEVTANSKQARFDNLSIDNTIPTTDCENAPSNLQLPTTSSYTLTGNVKMSDDSRSNIQHKLKSQGDLGLFACYIHPMPISMVQLIVKENEIFTCVKCGYSENKDEILFVYKTSKKGENMGCPSLVGHVPISSQISKDTIGRDIASERSLLQLTPDGESLVLLNIIKIPHCREGKLECLCSACTSDGFEKNAVKIVKLNSGYASLVTRLKTAQGVCSLLVCEPNFLLAAEEDGKLKLWDMNSAWSGQKEDWNLPAFDCMFPCIVELKKVPNSAALIIGHTGFGTFGLWDIDKRSLVSRFSCADMSVMECIPVSFFRWQRKGEYKTEALVAEIMDATKMWSSRRSDNHLFSAEDKDVAAWLLISTASDLDDESYHSCEQEKENAYRCWRLALLVNNMVITGSVLDEGTTAAAATSAGHGIIATRDGQVYMLELSTGKKLGNLQTFKGSRVSCITTDTSNLGALAIASEDQLLVYLP
- the LOC121797660 gene encoding uncharacterized protein LOC121797660 isoform X2, translated to MGKTRKDDKSDDIEIISIGKLYNGAWDKKYWSSSRGKDRYPYPVGYKSVRTQNGITYSMEIIEGLKGPLFKISSTDGKLCSGDTPEIAWERFQKKGSSKALHARRFSCKIDAVEFFGFKNTFVLRLLRELATNVGGPAEQSLIISNFSAGSHETNYQLQGEPSAPDPGPDSLSCLVKSRAKGKRSRNGRQRRNGTPLELLQKEENTKNCSYSTSKHRDQSNSRSTDLSTFAAANEIPGVCYTPGSLRPQKCIPVAEGGVKLKTLDKFDHLNIGESLSEEKKLTSSVNHIKNNIDNLHKQQESSGGASCIGVQNNILPEDRDGATNVQHDIPVASADLCVADTLESEDSSSVSSQNKDVFEHSTEEDAIINVVKNPEVLVTDSLPEDEIVKASSYNTNSEKCDECDAESVGDEIAKSMMEILLPQAVPLLKTFSRKKKKSKKSLNTQRSHENNDMPSSTMNDSTTVRGLVEHSAIERKNEKACIPCAVRDSAVCTSVNLDPVVPDSFDNYSTQELLHHADAVQSGQFSHDLYSPALLPINGEMCGLPCHSGIIKPDTGKADLTSKAVADTVSHEVTANSKQARFDNLSIDNTIPTTDCENAPSNLQLPTTSSYTLTGNVKMSDDSRSNIQHKLKSQGDLGLFACYIHPMPISMVQLIVKENEIFTCVKCGYSENKDEILFVYKTSKKGENMGCPSLVGHVPISSQISKDTIGRDIASERSLLQLTPDGESLVLLNIIKIPHCREGKLECLCSACTSDGFEKNAVKIVKLNSGYASLVTRLKTAQGVCSLLVCEPNFLLAAEEDGKLKLWDMNSAWSGQKEDWNLPAFDCMFPCIVELKKVPNSAALIIGHTGFGTFGLWDIDKRSLVSRFSCADMSVMECIPVSFFRWQRKGEYKTEALVAEIMDATKMWSSRRSDNHLFSAEDKDVAAWLLISTASDLDDESYHSCEQEKENAYRCWRLALLVNNMVITGSVLDEGTTAAAATSAGHGIIATRDGQVYMLELSTGKKLGNLQTFKGSRVSCITTDTSNLGALAIASEDQLLVYLP